From Canis lupus baileyi chromosome X, mCanLup2.hap1, whole genome shotgun sequence:
ACATTCTTTTTGTCTGTACTTCCCACtgattattttggatatttgctttcttttgactTAAAGTAGACAAAAGACCTACCTTCGATCATGGACCAGGTTACTTGAATGGTGTTGACATAAGGCTAATATGAGTTTCTCTTTTGCCCTTTATACTCTTCTTCTCAGACCTTGGAGCAATGTGTTTTTTTGTGGGCAAAGAAGGCAGCCAGTAGTGACTGAACAATTTCTTCTCTGGGTGGAGAACAAACTTGCTATCCTGCTTGGATTAGCACCAGACTAATCatttaaactcaattttttttttacatccccTCACCACTTTAGTAGAATCCTTTTTCCAGACTGAATCTAAGGTGAAATACCAAATGCCAgtatataaaatggagaaagggGGGCTGCTTTCTCTGCTACtacaggagtgggaggagggcaggaccCCTCATAGTCCTGTCCTCTTGGACTTGTCCATATTGATAAACCAGGTACAAAGATCCTCGGACGTAAGTTCAGGGTGCACGAAACCGTTAGAGTCACTGCAGTTCGTGAATTATTAGAGATAATGATGCTTACAAATTTGACAATTGATTACATTATCTCGTGACtatatctactttttaatttttctttgttttgtttttaacatataCAGCTTTCACTCTACTCGGTTCCTGAGGGTCAATCTAAATATGTGGAGGAGCCAAGGACCCAGCTTGAAGAAAGCATTTCACATCTCCGACATTATTGCGAGCCATATACGAGTTGGTGTCAGGTACAGCTGTTCTAAAAGTAGAGTGACACATTTCTGTTTTAGAGTCAGTAGTGAAAAGTCTGTATTGGCTGCGTGTTTTCAGAAAAAGGCATGATAGTGGGCACCAGCTTAAGAGTGCCTGACTTGCAGTGTCATCAGTGCCATTTCTGAGGGGAACAGAGAGCCCCAGCTTCCTGGTAGTGGCTGTTGTCATAGCTGCAGAGAGAATTTCCCTTACCAGGCACCTACCAAGGTGTGGTACCTTGACTAGAGAGTGGACTGTGACTATCTTGTTGGTCGCAGCTATGAAAGCATGATTGTTTCCCAGGAGAGGACTTGGGGCTAGAAGTCAAGTATAAGGAAAAAGATATAATGTAAGCATTTATATCAAAATTGGAAAGTTTTTCTCCTCCCAGAGAGTCTACACATCAGAACCATTTTAACAGGAACAGTTACAGAACATTTTGAATACTGTAATAGAGTAGATAACTAGAAAAGTGTGGGATTATGTATTTGAGTACTGAACTATTTGTCCCAGTGACCAAAGAGCTATGTATACAGATGGGCTTCTGTCACTGCTCAGGTTTTAGATCAGGCCCTGGTTATTATGTTCATGGAAGCATTTCTGCAATTTTTAACACCTGAAATGGAAGTTTACAGTCTACAGAATGCTTTTGTGGGCTTTGATACATAAAGTATTTGCCATACTTGATCTTGGTTTCAAAAATTGATGGCAGATTAGTAAAAATCATGTAGATGTGTGTGACATGGTCTAGCTATACTTTGCTTGAGATTTACAAACTGAATTTTCATCCAGAacttgtcttaaaatttttaatttcaatgtctCTGCCAGTGCTGAACTTCCTGTCAccaatttagaagaaaatagtaAGCATAGACTCTGTCAACAATATAAATTAGGCCAGTATACTTAAGTATCATAACCATATTCTTGAGttacaaatatctaaaaatatctttatcttttaCATAGTGTGTTGTAAAAAGCTTAGACTTTATTGTCTCATTCTAGAAGATTTTTAAACCATCTGCTGGTTAAGATAAGGTCGGCAAATTTGTGCAAACATGTGTCATGTAGGTATGACTGCtattattttgtgggtttttttttttttttggattataaaAGCACTTTGTCTCTTAACCTTTCAACCTaaggttgctttttgttttttactttttcatccGTGCATGATGCTCAGTGCAGCAAAATACCTCATTAAATGATAGAATAATTATCAACATGTTTgtactacttctttttttttatttatttatttttgtttgtactacttctaaatttaaaaaaagttttatgattacaatggctttatttttctacagAATGATGTTTCTTCAATAGAAGTATTTCTACTTCCTGGCTCCTTTTTCAGGCCAATAATTTCTAGCCCCTTTCTTTAAtaactaatttaatttttctttttagtgagaAGATATTCCAGCAAAAGAAATAGGTCATCACCCTAGACATTTatctgtaggttttctttctttttatgggcATAAAATACCAATAATGGATTTTAATGAAGCagtattcaattttttaatgttctatatTGTCCTCTCCTAAATTCACTATTTGTTGTTTAAAGGCATTTAACAATACTGCATAACTTATTCTGACTTGGaccaaattaaataaaacaaatcctttTCCAAGTGGCAACTGGTTCTAATACCTTTTGATGCCCACATGTCTCTTTTCCTATCTTtattttagtcttctttttttaaaactattttatttatttgagagagagagagagaacatgaggggcggggggcaagggagagggagaagctggctcgccgctgagcagggagcctaacatggggctcaatcccaggactccgggatcatgacctgagccgaagacagatgcccaaccggctgagccacccaggcgcccttattgTAGACTTCTTGAAGGTGGGATACCTTCTAGCTAGTCTGTTGTTTTCTTTAGGATATATGTTATTCTTGTACAAAgccattttattgttgttgttgttgttaagagaATGTTAATACTTCATTTGCTCCGGGATTGGGGTAAGCGTCTCTCAAATTTGGATGTAGACTCCTTACATCCCATTCAAGGTGATCATTCCTGCTTCTGAAGGGCAGTTTTCAGATACAGACTCTAAAATCATGacagatcaagaaatagacttAGTATGAAAGACAGATTTAATCTCACAAGGAAAGGATTGCCACTTTAATGATCAGAGGGATTGATTTTTGTCCATTCTCTTTGAAtttaatagaagaataaaaaggcTAGGTTGTTGAAATCATTCGACTTGTAATCTTTGCTTCCTGTGGCAATAATAAACTGTTCTACTGAGCAATCTGTGGTGAAGGGGAACTTAcacaagagaaaaagacaaaaaaaccccagatagACAGTATATCCCTTTGTTCAAAAAGTGTTAATAACATGATAATTTATGCagtaaagacaaatatatttattgttgcTTTCTAATCAGCATattcttctcattcattttcttttcacctttttaGGAAATGTACTTACAAACAAAGCCCAAGATGCAGAGCTTGGTTCAATGGGGGTTAGGtaagttgatttttaattaaatacaatttGTTTCTTCGTTAGCATTGAACTCTTTAACAGGGGTTCCATGGATGGGCTCCAGGAGATCCAGGAATTCCTTAAAATTTTACGCAGAATCTTAGAGCTATGTGGATTTTTCTCGAAAGAAGATCTGTTGTGTTCATCAGATTTCAGAGGACTAGTGTCCCTAAATATTTGGGAAGTCTCTTCACAATCATTAAGATTTTTGGGCTAACAAGTTCAGATacgctggatttttttttttctgaaatcaatTTCCAAGTTCAGTGACACTGACTCACACATACTCACCCCTACTAGCTCATTAGTAGGTTTTCAGAATCAGGGTAGCTCATTTGTATGGCTGTTAATACATGCTACAGAAGTTTAGAGGCAAGAAGGAACTGGGCTGGTGTGCCCAGGAAAGGCCTACTGCATGAGTagtgttcttatattttttaaattgggttattctTGTCCTTGACTGTTGTTCACATCCACTTATCCCATACCCTCAGAAACTGGGTTCATAGTCCATATTCTGACTTGTCTCCATCAGAAACTGGTGAATTAATGGACACTGATTGgattaatttcttttattgggCATCTCAGCAAACAAAAACTCATGTTTTTATAAGTGTTTGCTTTCATGACCACATAAAACAAAGATAAGTAAAGTTTATTTCCTTCTGAAGATCATTGAGTGTTGATGTGCTGATACAGGATTTGAGCATCCATGAATAATATGTATGTTAATAAGTAACACcctaattttattaatttcataagcacttattcaatttttattacaTGCCAGGAACTAATCtaagtgctttaaaatattaatttatgtatAATCCTCATAACCCTGACAGGAAAGTGCTTTTATTACCTTCATCTTTTAATCTGAAGAGACTAAAGAACTCCTGATCTCTTGTCAGTACGTGTGTGATAGAGGAGGGGTCTCTTCATTGTTACCTATCACTTCCCATTGATGCATAGCGGTAGGCATTATTTGCAACCTAAAtcttgtctttcttctcttgGACTGGTTACTGCAAAAGCTCTTAAGAAGAAACATTCCATTATGAGTTGTGTTGTTGTCTGCCAAGGCAATCTGTCCATTTCCCGGCAGTCACAGCCAGGACATGTTACCAGAAGCTGGGCTTAGGCTTCATCGCAGCCTTTTAGCATATCTTCTTTGCCATTTCTCTGTGATTTACCCACCTCAGCTCAGTTCACCAAGGCCATCTGGGTGACTTCCTATCAACTGCTCTGTGTGCACGTCTTGAATCAAAAACACTGTGCTGGTAGGCAAAAATAAAGGGAAGTAGAAAATTGCCTCAGATGACccagacaaagagatggaaagtgaAAACTAAGTTAAGAGCAAAATAAGTACAAGGCCAGACAGGAATTTGTGTGCATAGCACAAGCCCTGTAGAAGTATTTAAAATGATCACTGAGTTTCCCAAACAGCCCAGGAAATGATAAACCAGCATGTGTTGGCTCATTTCTGGGGGAGAAGATTACTGAGTATTCAAGTTAGTTCAGTTCTGCACACATTTGTTAAGTCACCATCATGGCAGGCATGGAAAATCATGGCTGATTAAGACCGTGGTCACAGCCCCTGAGGGGCCCATGACACATTTTCAACATGAGCACAAATACAGAGAAAGTCCCAGACCACCAGACCACTGTGGAAGGTACAGAGGAAGGATATTTGTCTCATAGAGTTCAGAGGGATGGGAAGAGTCAGGGAAGGATTTCTGAGATGAACCCTAGAGTTGAGTCAGCCACGCTGCTACATGAAGGTGGAACTTCGGCAGCATTCCACTTTGGAGGGCCCAGCACAATCCGGGCTTGGAGGAGTGACTTTGTTTCCCGCACTGGAAACTGGAAGCAGATTGGGAGTGCTGCAGATAggcagatagagagagagagagacatgcaggGTTTTTCAGTGACAGCCTCTCTGAAACATTCAACACCTAGCAGTGCTTTTAGTAACTGTCAGATGAACATCCCCTCTTCCCACTGAGGGAAAATAATGTAGAAGTCTATACAGTGTACCACTGAGGAGCATATGTTCTCCTTGAGGAGACATAACATTCACTCCTGAAGAATGAAGCACAGGGTGCTTCATATAGAATATAGGATATAGGATTTATATAGGATTACATAATAGGATTATGTAGCAAGTGATGGTACAGAGAAGAAATACAATGGGACtttagaggagggagggagagagggagggaggcatggGCTGAGAAGTCTAGCAAAGGCTTTTCTGAGGAGGTTAGGAATGCAGATGGCTCTTACTTGGTGGGATTGGTTCAGCAGATAGAAGAAGAGTCATCATTCAGATGAGGTCATAAGGCATGCTCAGGCATGGCACACAGGCTCACATGctgcatctctatttttttttctggacatgctgcatttctttgtgtttatctatCACCGGTGACTATTTCCCACATATACTTGCGCTACAAGTTTCCTTCATTCTCCAGATTGATTCTGTTCTCGAGTTTGAGTCATGAATTCAGATGGCAAAGGACACGTTTTTTCCCCCAAGCCTCATGTATCTGGTTCCTGAGTTTCAGAGAACAAACAGCAAAGCTTCAAGATAACGGCAGATCTATCCAAACCTATTGTTTCTGTGTTTGGAAGGCAAGGAATCCCTGTGTTGGTATTTCTCCCCCTGTGCGTAGATTCAGATCTGTTGCTTTCAGGAATATGAAGATAATCTAACATTACTTTCTTGTCAGTAGGTCATCAGACCAGAAGTGTTTGGAAATTGGCTACTTGCCATGTGAATAATAAACCATGTGTATATATCATGTAAAAAGAATGTTGAAATAAACATATTAGCATAGAGCAAAGAACACATTATTTGAGAAGCATTTGATACTATATATACTAGCCATGTGTAAGATTTTTGGGGTTTGTTTCTTAATGGGCAATTTACAGAACTGTTTCCTGGTCTGATTCTATTGTAGACAGCTATGAATATCTACAAAATGCACCTCCTGGATTTTTTCCAAGACTTGGTGTTATTGGTTTTGCTGGCATTGTTGGACTTCTTTTGGCTAGAGGTAGGTgcaattttgtgggttttttaaaaaacagctcaTAAGGGAAAGATAAGATGGAtacttggttctttttatttgctGGCTGTCAGAATAATGAGTTGGTTCCTGAAATATGGACttcttaatatataattaatatggtTGTTTTCTCTGGTATATCTGATTTTAAGCATATatagaagttataaaaatatgaaatggaaGAAATTGTATACTCCtggttaaaaatagaatatagttATCCTTTATAGGCACATTTACTTGATCAAATTACTATCCCTCTGGTACAAAAAGAGTAAATTTTTGTTAACTAAAGTCTGTCACACCTGAGAAACTGTCTCTATTTGTTTCACTATTGACATCAGGCTATTAATCACAGTAAATAGAATAGTGATTTCatagaaattttattaatttctggaTGTGTCATAGCTTCAGTCATCAGTGaggatattaaattttttaaacacttaaaagCTAACGAATGTCAACTGAAACATATTACTACACTATGCTGCTGGATTGTAAAATTTATAGGATAAAGGGTGACAAGGTACTTCACTATAATGACATAAATTTGTTATAAACTACTGAGTTTTCACTGGCGATAAAATTCAGGCTTTACAAAAATTCCTAAAATAGAGAATTGATGAACGCTGTGATCAGACTCTTATAAAAGATTAACTATCATGACTGCTTTGGTACCCATTCCTCCAGTTTTAAAAAGCTCTTCTGTGCATGCCTTAAGTGTTATCTCAGAATCTGGAGCCAGGCGGCACTGGTGCCACTCCCTCAACTTGTTACAATGACCTCCTGTCATAGTTTCtatgcccctcctcccagcctgtgCACAATATAGAAGAACTAAAGTTAGAGTTCATTTTTACTAATCAACTTGTGGAAGACTTGAACTAACTTTTCTCCCCTGCCCCATTATTCGAAACATTATTCGCCTCCTTCTTGTAAAGCTGTCCCAAAAAGCATTCCTATCTTATTTATATAGTGTTTGAAATTTATGAAGCTCTCAAGGCCAGGGAGTTGGAGTCTTGGCTACTGTTAGGGAGCCAGGAATGTGGAATCAAGTGAAATTAGCTTCCCCACCTTCCTCTCAGGGTTAGAGCATGGCCCTAAAGAGAGCTGCTTCTGCTGTGCGTGTGCACATACTTGCAGTGCGTTGCTGTGCTGTCTGGTGTTTATCCCCCTGCACATCCACTGGGGTGACCATCCTGAGAAAAACTGGGGACTATGCTTTCCCTGGCAGAACAGCAATATAAGGACACCCACTACAGTGGGTTCTATTCCTTTGTTTTTGCTTGCTGGTTTATTtgttcctctctccttttccttttccacgGAGGACTCAGTAgcattaaaataatgtaaaactccaataattctatttcaaaaaagtacacatggggacacctggttcgctgagttggttaagcgtccaactcttggttttggctcaggtcctgatctcatgggtggtgagatcgagccctgcattaggctctgagTTCAGTGGGAATCTgtttggatattctctccctctgtccattcccctgctcatgctctctctctctcttgctctctctctcaaataaataaatctttttaatttttttatttttaattttttagagattttatttatttattcatgagagacacacagagaaagagagaggtagagacacaggcagagggtgaagcaggctccacgcaggaagcctgacgcgggactcgatcccgggtctccaggatcacgccttggcgtgaaggtggcgctaaactgctgagctacccgggctgccctaaataactcttttttaaaaaagtatgtatgtgcacacacattcatGCACAAATATTCAACTATGGGTCTTTTCCTCGGGGTGCTGGGGTAAAAAGGTCTGAGATAAACAACATCAGGTTTGGTCACTGAATAAGATACTGagtaagagggatccctgggtggctcggtgcttaagcatctgccttcgcccagggcgtgatcctggagtcctgggatcaagtcccatgtcgggctccctgcgtgaagcctgcttctccctctgcctgtgtctctgcctctctctctctctctctctctccgtgtcactcatgaataaataaataaaatcttaaaaaaaagatactgagtAAGATGAGCAGGATGGTAGGTATGTTTTTTGGGTGTCTGCAGTGGTTTACAGCCACCTCCAGGTGGATGGCCCCCCTATGCTGGCAGCAGCAGGATGGGCTCAGAAGATTCCTCCAggcagtttcatttcttttttttgtctaacttttaaaaaattttattttttagtaaaaatgGTATGTATTTAAGATGtatgatgtgatatatatatatgatatatatatatatatgtgatatatatatatatatataagcttccCCAGCTCCCTCTCATGTATGTATATCCATATGCATAGTGAAATGATTACTCCAGTCAAGCTGCTTAACATATTTTCTATCATAGTTAACTTTTTTTGAGATGAAAGCACCTGTAATCTCTCTTAGTAAATCTCCAAGattcagtattattaactgtagtcattTTGCTGTATATTACTCTCTAGACTTATTCATTGTACATAACTGCAATTTTGTACCCCATGACCAGCATCTCCTCATTTTCCCCACCACTCTGCTTCTAGTAGCCACACTTCTACTGTCTGCTTCTATACATTTTGATTCTTTAAGATTCTAGATATCAGTGAGATAGTGcagtttttgttctttctgtttaAGGCTTATTTTACATAGTATGATGTCCTTtgtgttcatccatgttgttgcaaatggtagggtctccttttttaaagctgaataatactccattcaTATAGGTACCACAATTTCTTTACCTACTCATCCattgacacttaggttgtttccgtgTCTTAGCTGTTGTGactaatgctgcagtgaacatgggagcagagatatctctttgagatactgattttgggcagcccgggtggctcagcagtttagcgccgccttcagcccagggcgtgatcctggagacccgggatcgagtcccacgtcaggctccctgcatggagcctgcttctccctctgcctgtgcctctctctctctctctctctgtgtgtctctcatgaatgaataaataaaatctttttttaaaaaaagagatactgatttcattttctttgggggTATACCCAGAAgagggattactggatcatatgatagggTTTCTTGAGCATAAATGCGAAGGTAATCCTCCTCATTTGATGAGAATGGCCATGACTGGTGGTGACAAGAGGCACCTCTCTAGTAGGAGGTGAGCGG
This genomic window contains:
- the APOO gene encoding MICOS complex subunit MIC26 isoform X9, giving the protein MFKVIRRSVGPASLSLLTFKVYASPKRDSPHKTSVKVNELSLYSVPEGQSKYVEEPRTQLEESISHLRHYCEPYTRLRDHDLSRRQMPNRLSHPGALIVDFLKEMYLQTKPKMQSLVQWGLDSYEYLQNAPPGFFPRLGVIGFAGIVGLLLARARKCEEFTWK
- the APOO gene encoding MICOS complex subunit MIC26 isoform X4; this translates as MFKVIRRSVGPASLSLLTFKVYASPKRDSPHKTSVKVNELSLYSVPEGQSKYVEEPRTQLEESISHLRHYCEPYTRLRDHDLSRRQMPNRLSHPGALIVDFLKEMYLQTKPKMQSLVQWGLDSYEYLQNAPPGFFPRLGVIGFAGIVGLLLARGSKIKKLVYPPGFMGLAASLYYPQQAIVFVQPGNVKNSPGNK
- the APOO gene encoding MICOS complex subunit MIC26 isoform X7, whose amino-acid sequence is MFKVIRRSVGPASLSLLTFKVYASPKRDSPHKTSVKVNELSLYSVPEGQSKYVEEPRTQLEESISHLRHYCEPYTSWCQEMYLQTKPKMQSLVQWGLDSYEYLQNAPPGFFPRLGVIGFAGIVGLLLARGSKIKKLVYPPGFMGLAASLYYPQQAIVFVQPGNVKNSPGNK
- the APOO gene encoding MICOS complex subunit MIC26 isoform X2, translating into MFKVIRRSVGPASLSLLTFKVYASPKRDSPHKTSVKVNELSLYSVPEGQSKYVEEPRTQLEESISHLRHYCEPYTRLRDHDLSRRQMPNRLSHPGALIVDFLKEMYLQTKPKMQSLVQWGLDSYEYLQNAPPGFFPRLGVIGFAGIVGLLLARGSKIKKLVYPPGFMGLAASLYYPQQAIVFVQVSGEKLYDWGLRGYIVVEDLWKENFQKL
- the APOO gene encoding MICOS complex subunit MIC26 isoform X1, yielding MFKVIRRSVGPASLSLLTFKVYASPKRDSPHKTSVKVNELSLYSVPEGQSKYVEEPRTQLEESISHLRHYCEPYTRLRDHDLSRRQMPNRLSHPGALIVDFLKEMYLQTKPKMQSLVQWGLDSYEYLQNAPPGFFPRLGVIGFAGIVGLLLARGSKIKKLVYPPGFMGLAASLYYPQQAIVFVQVSGEKLYDWGLRGYIVVEDLWKENFQKPGNVKNSPGNK